A stretch of the Mesorhizobium sp. Pch-S genome encodes the following:
- a CDS encoding ABC transporter permease codes for MSKPLSRILARILATPQGVVLITVLVFALVLGIINPAFFSVATLIDLLRNSLVTGIFALGVMMVLASGGIDVSCTAIGAFAMYATMKIVLGVDVDLPIFAFFALSALIGAMLGLFNGLLIGILGLPTLIVTLGTLSLYRGVLLTFLGTTYITTVPREIIAFSRKVLVRMENAAGQMVSLPYSFLVLVGVAAVVAILINLTLFGRKIYAIGGSEEAAERIGIKVRHVKVMIYVLAGAIAGLAGMTHVTLSRMANPFDLVGMELNVIAAVVLGGARITGGYGTVTGTLLGVFVITMINTTLLMAGVPSYWQKVVIGGLIIVGTGLPIVIERLSRHRERISRSLSA; via the coding sequence ATGAGCAAGCCTCTTTCCCGGATTCTGGCCCGGATTCTGGCAACGCCGCAGGGCGTTGTGCTCATCACGGTGCTGGTTTTCGCGCTGGTGCTCGGCATCATCAATCCTGCCTTCTTTTCGGTCGCGACCCTGATCGATCTGCTGCGCAACTCGCTGGTAACGGGCATCTTCGCGCTCGGCGTGATGATGGTGCTGGCATCGGGCGGCATCGATGTCTCCTGTACGGCCATCGGCGCTTTCGCCATGTATGCCACGATGAAGATCGTGCTCGGTGTGGACGTGGATCTGCCGATCTTCGCTTTCTTCGCCCTCAGCGCGTTGATCGGCGCCATGCTCGGCCTGTTCAACGGATTGCTCATCGGCATTCTCGGCCTGCCGACGCTGATCGTGACCCTGGGCACGCTCAGCCTCTACCGCGGCGTGCTGCTGACCTTCCTCGGCACGACCTACATCACGACCGTGCCGCGCGAAATCATCGCCTTCTCGCGAAAGGTCCTGGTTCGAATGGAGAATGCAGCCGGGCAGATGGTCTCGCTACCCTATTCGTTCCTCGTGCTGGTCGGGGTTGCGGCGGTCGTCGCCATCCTCATCAACCTCACCCTGTTCGGACGCAAGATCTACGCGATCGGCGGTTCGGAGGAGGCGGCTGAACGCATCGGCATCAAGGTCAGGCACGTCAAGGTGATGATCTACGTCCTTGCCGGCGCGATAGCAGGCCTGGCGGGCATGACCCACGTGACGCTGTCGCGCATGGCCAATCCGTTCGATCTCGTCGGCATGGAGCTCAACGTGATTGCCGCCGTGGTACTCGGCGGCGCTCGCATCACCGGCGGCTACGGCACGGTGACTGGTACCCTGCTCGGTGTCTTCGTCATCACCATGATCAACACGACGCTGCTGATGGCAGGCGTCCCGTCATATTGGCAGAAGGTGGTCATTGGCGGCCTGATCATCGTCGGCACCGGCCTGCCGA
- a CDS encoding sugar ABC transporter ATP-binding protein codes for MTPEAKDKPAMLEMRAIRKAYGPVRVLADVSLSLAEGEVRCLAGENGSGKSTLIKILSGVVGADAGTVTIAGRRQGNDAKAAISAGLSVIYQDFSLFPNLTVWENIGFLAAVTARDMVHRRSARRALATETLKRMRVDIDPDTPVERLPVASKQLVAIARALANNARIIVMDEPTTALTRSEVARLLEIVGALRDEGVAFLFVSHKIEEVFAICDTITVLRDGRVVVEGPIQEFDAASLVEAMTGRSIDSQRLPRAQAEPASPFLSARKLGRRGEYADVDIDLRPGEIVSVVGLLGSGRTELALTLFGTLAADEGRIEIGERPVVFASESDAIDHGIAYVPEDRLTEGLFLNQTIRDNIVVSSLEKNLRAGLIDARALVQRARDAVKALRIKTPDVVPSVATLSGGNQQRVVLARWMERNPKLMILNGPTVGVDVGSKREIHELLVALSRSGTAVMVVTDDISEAIALSDTILVMVRGKITGRFDANDVDEDRLYNEVIKEGRA; via the coding sequence ATGACACCAGAAGCAAAAGACAAACCGGCCATGCTTGAGATGCGGGCCATACGCAAGGCGTATGGTCCGGTACGCGTCCTGGCAGATGTGAGCCTTTCCCTCGCCGAGGGCGAGGTTCGCTGCCTCGCCGGCGAGAACGGCTCCGGCAAATCGACACTGATCAAGATCCTGTCCGGCGTCGTCGGCGCCGATGCAGGCACGGTGACCATCGCAGGCAGACGGCAGGGCAATGACGCCAAGGCGGCGATCTCAGCCGGCCTTTCGGTGATCTATCAGGATTTCTCGCTGTTCCCGAACCTCACGGTCTGGGAAAACATCGGGTTTCTTGCCGCCGTGACGGCTCGTGACATGGTGCATCGACGCAGCGCACGGCGCGCGCTTGCAACCGAAACGCTGAAGCGCATGCGCGTCGACATCGATCCCGATACCCCGGTCGAGCGACTGCCGGTCGCCTCCAAGCAGTTGGTGGCGATCGCCCGTGCGCTTGCCAACAACGCGCGCATCATCGTGATGGACGAACCGACGACGGCGCTCACCCGCAGCGAGGTTGCGCGCCTGCTGGAAATCGTCGGCGCATTGCGGGATGAAGGCGTCGCCTTCCTGTTCGTCAGCCACAAGATCGAGGAAGTCTTCGCGATCTGCGATACCATCACCGTGCTGCGCGACGGCCGCGTCGTGGTCGAAGGGCCAATCCAGGAATTCGATGCCGCAAGCCTCGTCGAAGCGATGACCGGGCGCTCGATCGACAGCCAGCGCCTGCCGCGGGCCCAGGCTGAGCCGGCGTCACCCTTTCTTTCCGCCCGGAAACTCGGACGGCGCGGCGAATATGCCGATGTCGACATCGATCTCAGGCCTGGCGAGATCGTCTCCGTCGTCGGTCTTCTCGGCTCGGGTCGTACCGAGCTGGCGCTTACGCTGTTCGGCACCCTGGCGGCGGATGAAGGACGCATCGAGATCGGAGAGCGGCCGGTTGTTTTCGCCAGCGAAAGCGACGCCATCGATCACGGCATCGCCTATGTTCCGGAAGATCGCCTGACCGAAGGCTTGTTCCTCAACCAGACCATTCGCGACAACATCGTCGTCTCCAGCCTGGAGAAGAACCTGCGCGCAGGATTGATCGATGCGCGTGCTCTTGTTCAGCGTGCGCGTGACGCGGTCAAGGCACTGCGCATCAAGACCCCGGACGTAGTGCCTTCCGTCGCCACCCTGTCCGGTGGCAACCAGCAGCGGGTGGTTCTGGCGCGCTGGATGGAGCGCAACCCGAAACTGATGATCCTCAACGGCCCGACTGTCGGCGTCGATGTCGGTTCGAAACGCGAAATCCACGAATTGCTGGTCGCGCTGAGCCGATCCGGCACGGCCGTCATGGTCGTGACCGACGACATCAGCGAGGCGATCGCGCTGTCCGACACGATCCTGGTCATGGTGCGCGGGAAAATCACCGGTCGCTTCGACGCGAACGATGTCGATGAGGACCGGCTCTACAACGAAGTCATCAAGGAGGGCCGGGCATGA
- a CDS encoding autoinducer 2 ABC transporter substrate-binding protein: protein MTFNFKKMAAGAALGAMLLGGAMVASNAQDAKHTIVTVVKLSGIAWFNRMEEGVKQYAADTGQNASQVGPASADAALQVQMIEDLIAKKVDAITVVPNSPEALEPVLAKALGQGIKVVGHEASSLKNVTYDVEAFDNAAYGEHLMEALAKAMGGEGEYAVFVGNLSAKTHNEWVDAAIAYQKAKYPKMKLVADKIESTEQQQVAYQKTKELLRTYPNLKGIQGSAGEDVVGAALAVEEAGLTGKVSIVGTSLVSVAGPYLESGEINMISFWDPAKAGIAMNKVAAMAIEGKEVTDGMDLGVEGYNKVRLTGKVIYGQAWVDVTKDNMGEYKF, encoded by the coding sequence ATGACTTTCAACTTCAAGAAAATGGCAGCGGGAGCGGCGTTGGGCGCCATGCTGCTCGGAGGAGCCATGGTGGCTTCCAATGCCCAGGATGCCAAGCATACGATCGTCACGGTGGTGAAGCTCTCCGGCATCGCCTGGTTCAACCGCATGGAAGAAGGCGTCAAGCAGTATGCGGCGGACACCGGGCAAAATGCCTCGCAGGTCGGCCCGGCTTCGGCCGATGCCGCACTTCAGGTGCAGATGATCGAAGACCTGATTGCCAAGAAGGTCGACGCCATCACCGTGGTGCCGAATTCGCCCGAGGCGCTGGAACCGGTCCTGGCCAAAGCGCTTGGCCAAGGCATCAAGGTCGTTGGCCACGAGGCATCAAGCCTCAAGAACGTCACCTACGACGTCGAAGCTTTCGACAATGCCGCTTATGGCGAACACCTCATGGAAGCGCTTGCCAAGGCAATGGGCGGTGAAGGCGAGTATGCGGTTTTCGTCGGCAATCTGAGCGCCAAGACCCATAACGAATGGGTGGACGCCGCGATCGCTTACCAGAAAGCCAAGTACCCCAAGATGAAACTGGTCGCCGACAAGATCGAAAGCACCGAGCAGCAGCAGGTCGCCTACCAGAAGACCAAGGAATTGCTGCGCACCTATCCGAACCTGAAGGGTATCCAGGGGTCGGCCGGTGAAGACGTCGTCGGCGCCGCCCTCGCGGTGGAAGAAGCAGGATTGACCGGCAAGGTTTCGATCGTCGGCACCAGCCTCGTCTCGGTCGCCGGACCTTATCTGGAGAGCGGCGAGATCAACATGATCTCGTTCTGGGATCCGGCCAAGGCAGGCATCGCCATGAACAAGGTCGCGGCCATGGCGATCGAAGGCAAGGAGGTCACCGACGGCATGGATCTCGGCGTCGAGGGCTACAACAAGGTGCGTCTCACCGGGAAGGTGATCTATGGCCAAGCCTGGGTCGACGTGACCAAGGACAACATGGGCGAATACAAGTTCTGA